In Rhizobium sp. WSM4643, the following are encoded in one genomic region:
- a CDS encoding TIGR02117 family protein: MRTGIRWLLRIVFLFVLSAACGTFIPRPLIAPVEASSAAVTHRILLLSGPIHTDIAIPLDAETRAAFSFLDNTGFPLGHPNAEWLIIGWGGRAFYLETPTWAELKPLPVLRALTIDRSVLHVDLASHITEPQSTVTAFNVSEDQLAQLRDFISESFVLDAGAVVPIPDAGYGEIDRFFEARGYFNALFGCNTWTAAALRSAGFRTGIWNPLPQTLRLSVAVYN; encoded by the coding sequence ATGAGGACAGGTATCCGCTGGTTGTTGCGGATCGTATTTCTGTTTGTGCTTTCGGCGGCCTGCGGGACCTTTATTCCCCGGCCGCTGATTGCGCCGGTCGAGGCGTCGTCTGCGGCAGTGACGCATCGAATTCTGCTGCTCTCGGGCCCGATCCATACCGATATTGCCATTCCGCTCGACGCGGAAACGCGGGCTGCCTTTTCCTTCCTCGACAATACTGGTTTTCCGCTCGGCCATCCGAATGCGGAGTGGCTTATTATCGGCTGGGGCGGACGTGCCTTCTATCTGGAAACTCCCACATGGGCGGAGCTGAAGCCGCTGCCGGTGTTGCGCGCGCTGACGATCGACCGTTCAGTGCTGCATGTGGACCTTGCCAGTCATATCACCGAGCCCCAGTCCACCGTTACGGCATTCAATGTCAGTGAGGATCAATTGGCGCAGCTGCGCGATTTTATCTCCGAGAGTTTCGTCCTCGACGCGGGCGCGGTGGTGCCGATTCCGGATGCGGGTTACGGCGAGATCGACCGGTTCTTCGAAGCCAGGGGATACTTCAACGCACTCTTCGGCTGCAACACCTGGACCGCCGCTGCCCTGCGCTCGGCTGGGTTTCGAACCGGCATATGGAACCCGCTTCCACAAACATTGCGGTTGTCTGTTGCTGTCTACAATTGA
- the ureC gene encoding urease subunit alpha gives MPYKISRAAYAGMFGPTTGDKVRLADTELFIEIEKDFTTYGEEVKFGGGKVIRDGMGQSQVTRADGAVDTVITNAVIVDHSGIYKADIGLKDGRIVAIGKAGNPDMQPGVNIIVGPGTEAIAAEGKIVTAGGMDSHIHFIAPQQIEEALMSGMTCMLGGGTGPAHGTLATTCTPGPWHLARMIEAADAFPMNLAFAGKGNASLPGALTEMVLAGATSLKLHEDWGTTPGAIDCCLSVADEYDVQVMIHTDTLNESGFVEDTIGAIKGRTIHAFHTEGAGGGHAPDIIKICGQPNVIPSSTNPTRPYTVNTIAEHLDMLMVCHHLSPSIPEDIAFAESRIRKETIAAEDILHDIGAFSIISSDSQAMGRVGEVAIRTWQTADKMKRQRGRLKEEKGDNDNFRVRRYIAKYTINPAIAHGLSREIGSVEVGKRADLVLWNPAFFGVKPDMVLLGGSIAAAPMGDPNASIPTPQPVHYRPMFASYGKSLTNSSVTFVSQASLDAGLKGRLGVAKELVAVRNTRGGISKASMIHNDLTPEIEVDPETYEVRANGELLTCEPATVLPMAQRYFLF, from the coding sequence ATGCCCTACAAGATCTCGCGCGCCGCCTATGCCGGCATGTTCGGACCGACCACCGGCGACAAGGTGCGCCTTGCCGATACGGAGCTCTTCATCGAGATCGAGAAGGATTTCACCACCTATGGCGAGGAGGTGAAGTTCGGCGGCGGCAAGGTGATCCGCGACGGCATGGGCCAGAGCCAGGTGACGCGGGCGGATGGCGCAGTGGATACGGTTATCACCAATGCGGTGATCGTCGATCATTCGGGTATCTACAAGGCCGACATCGGGCTCAAGGATGGGCGCATCGTCGCGATCGGCAAAGCCGGTAATCCCGACATGCAGCCGGGTGTCAACATCATCGTTGGCCCGGGCACGGAGGCGATCGCCGCCGAAGGCAAGATCGTCACCGCTGGCGGTATGGACAGCCATATCCATTTCATTGCGCCGCAGCAGATCGAGGAAGCGCTGATGAGCGGCATGACCTGCATGCTCGGCGGCGGCACCGGTCCTGCACACGGCACGCTTGCCACCACCTGCACGCCCGGTCCCTGGCATCTGGCGCGCATGATCGAAGCGGCCGACGCCTTTCCGATGAACCTTGCCTTTGCCGGCAAGGGCAATGCCTCGCTGCCGGGGGCGCTGACCGAAATGGTGCTGGCAGGCGCCACGTCGCTGAAACTGCACGAGGATTGGGGCACGACCCCTGGCGCCATCGACTGCTGCCTGTCGGTTGCCGACGAATACGACGTGCAGGTGATGATCCACACCGATACGCTGAACGAAAGCGGCTTCGTCGAGGATACGATCGGTGCCATCAAGGGCCGCACCATCCATGCCTTCCATACGGAAGGCGCGGGCGGCGGGCATGCGCCCGATATCATCAAGATCTGCGGCCAGCCGAATGTCATCCCGTCGTCGACCAATCCAACGCGTCCCTATACGGTCAATACCATCGCAGAGCATCTCGACATGCTGATGGTCTGCCACCATCTGTCGCCGTCGATCCCCGAAGATATCGCCTTTGCCGAAAGCCGGATCCGCAAGGAGACGATCGCCGCCGAAGACATCCTGCACGATATCGGCGCCTTCTCGATCATCTCGTCCGACAGCCAAGCCATGGGCCGCGTCGGCGAGGTGGCGATCCGCACTTGGCAGACGGCCGACAAGATGAAGCGTCAGCGCGGCCGGCTGAAGGAGGAAAAGGGCGATAACGACAATTTCCGCGTTCGCCGCTATATCGCCAAATACACGATCAACCCGGCGATCGCCCACGGTCTCAGCCGTGAGATCGGCTCGGTCGAAGTCGGCAAGCGCGCCGACCTCGTGCTGTGGAATCCGGCCTTCTTCGGCGTGAAGCCCGATATGGTGCTGCTCGGAGGCTCGATCGCGGCCGCGCCGATGGGCGATCCGAACGCCTCGATCCCGACGCCGCAGCCGGTACACTACCGGCCGATGTTTGCCTCCTATGGCAAGAGCCTCACCAATTCCTCTGTCACCTTCGTCAGCCAGGCCTCGCTCGATGCCGGCCTGAAGGGCCGGCTCGGCGTTGCCAAGGAACTGGTCGCGGTGAGGAATACGCGCGGCGGCATCTCCAAGGCATCGATGATCCACAACGACCTGACACCCGAGATCGAGGTCGACCCGGAGACCTATGAAGTCAGGGCGAACGGCGAATTGCTGACATGCGAGCCGGCGACGGTGCTGCCGATGGCGCAGCGCTATTTCCTGTTCTAA
- a CDS encoding lysozyme inhibitor LprI family protein produces MRLNICLVGAAMLLTAGAASAQDIDCNNPKTQSDMTGCETARHETADKALNAQYKKTRAALAAIDKDLDGDMKGAEQALVKAQRAWIDYRDAECDAFGFQARGGTMEPMLVAGCLANITDKRTKELKELEDTMGN; encoded by the coding sequence ATGCGCTTGAATATCTGCCTCGTCGGGGCTGCGATGCTGCTGACGGCAGGTGCTGCCTCTGCTCAGGATATCGATTGCAACAATCCCAAGACGCAATCGGACATGACTGGCTGCGAGACGGCGCGCCACGAGACTGCCGACAAGGCGCTGAATGCGCAGTATAAGAAGACGCGCGCCGCCCTGGCGGCGATCGACAAGGACCTGGATGGCGACATGAAGGGCGCAGAGCAGGCGCTGGTCAAGGCGCAACGCGCCTGGATCGACTATCGCGACGCCGAATGCGACGCCTTTGGCTTTCAGGCCCGTGGCGGCACGATGGAGCCGATGCTGGTCGCCGGGTGTCTCGCCAACATTACGGACAAACGCACGAAAGAGCTGAAAGAGCTCGAAGATACGATGGGCAACTAG
- a CDS encoding urease subunit beta, giving the protein MIPGEIIAASGDIELNAGAPTVTLEVSNTGDRPVQVGSHYHFAEINAGLSFDRAVAHGKRLDIPAGTAVRFEPGQTRSVTLIPLSGKREVYGFRQLVMGKL; this is encoded by the coding sequence ATGATTCCAGGCGAGATCATTGCCGCAAGCGGCGACATCGAACTGAATGCCGGCGCGCCGACGGTGACGCTGGAGGTTTCCAATACGGGCGATCGGCCGGTGCAGGTCGGCAGCCACTATCATTTCGCCGAGATCAATGCCGGGCTTTCCTTCGATCGCGCGGTAGCACACGGCAAGCGGCTCGATATCCCGGCGGGGACTGCGGTGCGCTTCGAGCCGGGGCAGACGCGCTCGGTGACGCTGATCCCGCTTTCCGGCAAGCGCGAGGTCTACGGTTTCCGCCAGTTGGTGATGGGCAAGCTCTAA
- a CDS encoding DUF1272 domain-containing protein, whose amino-acid sequence MLELRPNCECCDKDLPPDSIEARICTYECTFCADCVDGVLKGVCPNCGGNLVARPIRPAAMLAKNPASTKRVLKAEGCAPKAA is encoded by the coding sequence ATGCTCGAGCTCAGGCCCAATTGCGAATGCTGCGACAAGGATCTGCCGCCTGATAGCATTGAAGCACGGATCTGCACCTATGAATGCACCTTCTGCGCCGATTGCGTGGACGGCGTGCTGAAGGGTGTCTGCCCGAACTGCGGCGGCAATCTCGTCGCGAGGCCTATTCGGCCGGCGGCGATGCTCGCCAAAAATCCGGCATCGACGAAGCGCGTACTGAAGGCCGAGGGCTGCGCGCCCAAGGCGGCTTAA
- a CDS encoding urease subunit gamma produces the protein MNLTPREKDKLLISMAAMVARRRLERGVKLNYPEAIALISDFVVEGARDGRPVAELMEAGAHVIGRDQVMEGIAEMIHDVQVEATFPDGTKLVTVHEPIR, from the coding sequence ATGAACCTCACTCCGAGAGAAAAAGACAAGCTGTTGATTTCGATGGCGGCGATGGTGGCGCGGCGGCGGCTGGAGCGCGGCGTCAAGCTGAATTATCCCGAAGCGATCGCGCTGATCAGCGACTTCGTCGTCGAAGGCGCCCGCGACGGCCGCCCGGTTGCCGAGTTGATGGAAGCAGGCGCCCATGTGATCGGCCGCGACCAGGTGATGGAGGGGATTGCCGAGATGATCCACGACGTGCAGGTGGAGGCGACGTTCCCTGATGGAACCAAGCTCGTCACCGTGCACGAGCCGATCCGTTGA
- a CDS encoding urease accessory protein UreD, whose translation MTIAAAGTRPQRAEGRGHLAAKLFDGRTRIRELYQEGAAKIRLPDTFDASMEAVIINTAGGLTGGDRMDWSVDAGAGTRIDVTTQACEKIYKASAGIAEVATSITVGAQARVDWLPQETILFDRAALFRRLDVDLDESGEFLAVEAVLLGRKAMGEAVVSGLFRDRWRIRRSSQLIHAEELRLSEAVAALTARQAVLGGQVAFATLLYAGPLSEAYLGKVRPLVEGSMGGASAWNGKLVVRLAAADGFSLRKILIPVISALRNGAPVPKVWNL comes from the coding sequence ATGACGATCGCGGCGGCAGGCACGAGACCGCAAAGAGCCGAAGGGCGCGGACATCTGGCGGCAAAGCTGTTCGATGGCCGCACGCGCATCCGTGAACTCTATCAGGAGGGGGCAGCGAAGATCCGCCTGCCCGATACCTTCGACGCCTCGATGGAAGCCGTCATCATCAATACCGCCGGCGGTTTGACAGGCGGCGATCGAATGGATTGGAGCGTGGATGCCGGCGCCGGCACGCGCATCGACGTCACCACTCAGGCCTGCGAGAAGATCTACAAGGCATCGGCCGGCATCGCCGAGGTGGCGACCAGCATCACGGTCGGAGCCCAAGCCCGCGTCGACTGGCTGCCGCAGGAAACGATCCTCTTCGATCGGGCCGCACTTTTTCGCCGGCTGGACGTCGATCTTGACGAGAGCGGCGAATTTCTGGCCGTCGAAGCCGTGCTGCTCGGCCGCAAGGCGATGGGTGAGGCGGTGGTATCAGGGCTGTTCCGCGACCGCTGGCGCATCCGCCGTTCGAGCCAACTGATCCACGCCGAGGAACTCAGACTTTCCGAAGCTGTGGCGGCGCTGACGGCGCGACAGGCCGTGCTCGGCGGACAGGTGGCCTTTGCGACGCTGCTTTATGCCGGGCCGCTTTCAGAAGCCTATCTCGGCAAGGTCCGGCCGCTCGTCGAAGGATCGATGGGCGGTGCGAGCGCTTGGAATGGCAAGCTCGTCGTCCGCCTGGCAGCGGCCGACGGCTTCTCACTCAGAAAAATCCTGATCCCGGTCATTTCCGCCTTGCGCAATGGTGCGCCTGTGCCGAAAGTCTGGAATCTATGA
- the urtE gene encoding urea ABC transporter ATP-binding subunit UrtE: MLTVENANLHYGAAQALRGISIKAEMGKITCVLGRNGVGKSSLLRAVTGQHPLSAGTVTFNETKLNGMPPFARAKQGIGYVPQGREIFPLLTVKENLETGFAPLGRRDRNIPDDIFSLFPVLKSMLSRRGGDLSGGQQQQLAIGRAMVTRPRILVLDEPTEGIQPSIIKDIGRAIRYLRDSTGMAILLVEQYLDFCRELADYVYIMDRGEIVHEGLAETLDTPEARRHLTV, encoded by the coding sequence ATGCTGACAGTCGAAAACGCAAACCTCCACTACGGTGCCGCTCAGGCGCTGCGCGGCATCTCGATCAAAGCGGAGATGGGCAAGATCACCTGCGTGCTGGGGCGTAACGGCGTGGGGAAGAGTTCTCTTCTTCGCGCCGTTACCGGCCAGCATCCGCTGTCGGCCGGCACCGTCACCTTCAATGAAACCAAGCTCAACGGCATGCCGCCCTTTGCCCGCGCCAAGCAGGGCATCGGCTATGTGCCGCAGGGGCGTGAAATCTTCCCGCTGCTGACAGTCAAAGAAAATCTCGAAACCGGCTTTGCTCCGCTTGGCCGCCGCGACCGCAACATCCCCGATGACATCTTCAGTCTCTTCCCGGTGCTGAAGTCGATGTTGTCACGTCGCGGCGGCGATCTTTCCGGCGGGCAGCAGCAGCAGTTGGCGATCGGGCGGGCCATGGTGACGCGGCCTCGGATTCTCGTGCTCGACGAGCCGACCGAGGGCATTCAGCCGTCGATCATCAAGGATATCGGCCGGGCGATCCGTTACCTGCGCGACTCCACCGGCATGGCGATCCTGCTCGTCGAGCAGTATCTCGATTTCTGCCGCGAGCTTGCCGACTATGTCTATATCATGGACCGCGGCGAAATCGTGCATGAAGGGCTTGCCGAGACGCTGGATACGCCGGAGGCCCGCCGCCACCTGACTGTCTGA
- the urtD gene encoding urea ABC transporter ATP-binding protein UrtD, translating into MIPDVKPTSVLYLNGVSVSFDGFKALNSLSIVIEPGELRAIIGPNGAGKTTMMDIITGKTRPDEGEVFFNGTIDLTKKDEADIAQLGIGRKFQKPTVFESHTVWDNLELALNRRRGVFSTLFYRLSGEDKTRIEEILETVRLTHRRDEFAANLSHGQKQWLEIGMLLAQGPKLLLVDEPVAGMTDAETAETGILLKDIAKTRSVVVVEHDMGFIRDLGVKVTCLAEGSVLAEGSIDFVSSDPKVIENYLGR; encoded by the coding sequence ATGATCCCCGACGTCAAACCCACCAGCGTGCTTTATCTCAACGGCGTCTCGGTTTCCTTCGACGGCTTCAAGGCGCTGAATTCGCTGTCGATCGTCATCGAACCCGGTGAACTCAGAGCCATCATCGGCCCGAACGGCGCCGGCAAGACGACGATGATGGATATCATCACCGGCAAGACCAGGCCCGACGAGGGCGAAGTTTTCTTCAACGGCACGATCGATCTCACCAAGAAGGACGAGGCCGATATCGCCCAGCTCGGCATCGGCCGCAAGTTCCAGAAGCCGACGGTCTTCGAGAGTCATACGGTCTGGGACAATCTGGAGCTGGCGTTGAACCGCCGTCGCGGCGTGTTCTCGACGCTGTTTTACCGGCTTTCGGGCGAGGACAAGACGCGCATCGAGGAGATCCTCGAAACCGTGCGGCTGACCCATCGCCGCGACGAATTCGCCGCCAATCTCTCGCACGGGCAGAAGCAGTGGCTGGAGATCGGCATGCTGCTGGCGCAGGGGCCGAAGCTCCTGCTCGTCGACGAGCCGGTGGCCGGCATGACCGATGCGGAGACGGCGGAAACTGGAATCCTGCTCAAGGATATCGCCAAAACCCGGTCGGTCGTCGTCGTCGAACATGACATGGGCTTCATCCGAGACCTCGGCGTGAAGGTGACCTGCCTTGCTGAAGGCTCGGTGTTGGCGGAAGGCTCGATCGACTTTGTGAGTTCGGATCCGAAGGTCATCGAGAACTATTTGGGGCGGTGA
- the urtC gene encoding urea ABC transporter permease subunit UrtC yields the protein MITAFLLRSLDRKIVVAIALLLLVAVLVPVLNLMTGPTNPLHVPTYIMSLFGKYLTYALLALALDLVWGFCGILSLGHGAFFALGGYAMGMYLMRQIGTRGSYGDPVLPDFMVFLNWKDLPWFWYGFNHFWFAALMVLVVPGLLAFVFGWFAFRSRVNGVYLSIITQAMTYALLLAFFRNDMGFGGNNGLTDFKDIIGFNVQADGTRAVLFAATAIFLALSLLLASAIVRSKFGKVLVGVRDAESRTRFLGYRVEHFKLFAFVVSAMMAGIAGALYVPQVGIINPGEFAPANSIEVVIWTAVGGRATLIGPIIGAILVNGGKTIFTGLFPEFWLFALGGLFVAVTLFLPKGVVGTISQYLGKRKVVSKAAPPAVEEDGIEPKIQAAE from the coding sequence ATGATAACGGCCTTCCTTCTCCGATCACTCGATCGCAAGATCGTCGTTGCCATCGCCCTCCTGCTTCTGGTCGCGGTCCTCGTGCCGGTCCTGAACCTGATGACGGGGCCGACCAATCCGCTGCACGTGCCGACTTATATCATGTCGCTGTTCGGCAAGTATCTGACCTATGCACTGCTGGCGCTGGCGCTTGATCTCGTCTGGGGCTTCTGCGGCATCCTCTCCCTCGGCCACGGTGCCTTCTTTGCGCTCGGTGGCTATGCGATGGGCATGTATCTGATGCGCCAGATCGGCACGCGCGGCAGCTACGGAGACCCTGTTCTGCCCGACTTCATGGTGTTCCTGAACTGGAAGGATCTGCCGTGGTTCTGGTACGGCTTCAACCATTTCTGGTTTGCGGCGCTGATGGTGCTCGTCGTGCCCGGCCTGCTCGCCTTCGTCTTCGGCTGGTTTGCCTTCCGCTCACGCGTCAATGGCGTCTATCTCTCGATCATCACCCAGGCGATGACTTACGCGCTGCTGCTGGCCTTCTTCCGCAACGACATGGGCTTCGGCGGCAATAACGGCCTTACCGATTTCAAGGACATTATCGGTTTCAACGTCCAGGCTGACGGCACGCGTGCAGTCCTCTTTGCGGCAACTGCGATCTTCCTGGCTCTGTCGCTGCTGCTTGCCTCGGCGATCGTGCGCTCGAAGTTCGGCAAGGTGCTGGTCGGCGTGCGCGATGCGGAAAGCCGCACGCGCTTCCTCGGCTACCGCGTCGAGCACTTCAAGCTCTTCGCCTTCGTCGTCTCGGCGATGATGGCTGGTATTGCCGGTGCGCTCTACGTGCCGCAGGTCGGCATTATCAATCCCGGCGAATTCGCGCCTGCCAATTCGATCGAAGTCGTCATCTGGACGGCGGTCGGCGGGCGGGCGACGCTGATCGGTCCGATCATCGGCGCGATCCTCGTCAACGGCGGCAAGACGATCTTCACCGGCCTCTTCCCGGAGTTCTGGCTGTTTGCGCTGGGCGGTCTCTTCGTCGCCGTCACGCTGTTCCTGCCGAAGGGCGTCGTCGGCACGATTTCGCAATATCTCGGCAAGCGGAAGGTCGTCTCCAAGGCTGCCCCGCCGGCTGTTGAGGAAGACGGTATCGAGCCGAAAATCCAGGCAGCGGAGTGA
- the urtB gene encoding urea ABC transporter permease subunit UrtB — translation MYRAIKIFLITVCLTFSGLVFSGFAFSGVIISSEVQAQDDIHVLVDALGVGDFPEREAAIKALVASKDQHVSQILQQLSDGLLYVNSDGGPVLLQGGTDDEPTYSDPITGEAAADVDPDLMTKVKINNALRGVIGAATSQLTLMSPNRSARLAAAQGLLKDADPANLDLLNSALAAEKDAEIKNTMEAARAVLLLKTDASVEDKKAAIDTIAARGNRDALTILTTTLETASDDLKPAIQADISSINRSLALWDIVQNIWYGLSLGSVLLLAAIGLAITFGVMGVINMAHGEMVMIGAYTTYVVQEYITSAFPELADYSLAFAVPAAFVFTGFVGLVIERAVIRYLYGRPLETLLATWGVSLILQQAVRSIFGPTNREVRNPSWMSGVFDLGGLSITWNRLWIIVFSMVVFVALLLLLKRSAFGLQMRAVTQNRRMASSMGIRTGWVDAFTFALGSGIAGIAGVALSQIDNVSPNLGQSYIIDSFMVVVFGGVGNLWGTLVGALSLGVVNKFLEPFAGAVLGKILVLVLIILFIQKRPRGLFALKGRAVEA, via the coding sequence ATGTATCGCGCCATAAAGATTTTCCTCATCACGGTTTGCCTGACATTTTCGGGCCTCGTATTTTCAGGCTTTGCTTTTTCGGGCGTGATAATCTCGAGCGAAGTCCAGGCCCAGGACGATATCCACGTGCTTGTCGACGCGCTCGGCGTCGGCGATTTCCCGGAACGGGAAGCGGCCATCAAAGCGCTGGTCGCTTCCAAGGACCAGCATGTCAGCCAGATCCTGCAGCAGTTGAGCGACGGCCTTCTCTACGTCAATTCCGATGGCGGCCCGGTTCTCCTCCAGGGCGGTACCGATGACGAACCGACCTATTCCGATCCGATCACCGGCGAAGCCGCTGCCGATGTCGATCCGGATCTGATGACGAAGGTCAAGATCAACAACGCGCTTCGCGGCGTCATCGGCGCCGCTACCAGCCAGCTGACGCTGATGAGCCCGAACCGTTCCGCGCGGCTTGCCGCGGCCCAGGGCCTTCTGAAAGATGCCGATCCCGCCAATCTCGACCTGCTGAACTCGGCGCTTGCGGCCGAAAAGGACGCTGAGATCAAGAATACGATGGAAGCGGCGCGCGCAGTGCTGCTGCTCAAGACGGATGCGAGCGTCGAAGACAAGAAGGCTGCGATCGATACGATCGCGGCGCGCGGCAATCGCGATGCGCTGACCATCCTCACGACCACACTGGAAACCGCGTCTGACGACCTGAAGCCGGCGATCCAGGCGGATATCAGCTCCATCAATCGCAGCCTGGCGCTGTGGGATATCGTCCAGAACATCTGGTACGGATTGTCTCTCGGCTCGGTACTGCTGCTTGCCGCGATCGGCCTTGCCATCACCTTCGGCGTCATGGGCGTCATCAACATGGCGCATGGCGAAATGGTGATGATCGGCGCCTACACCACCTATGTGGTGCAGGAGTACATCACCTCCGCCTTTCCTGAACTTGCCGATTATTCGCTGGCCTTTGCCGTGCCTGCGGCCTTCGTCTTTACCGGCTTCGTCGGTCTGGTGATCGAGCGCGCCGTCATCCGCTATCTCTACGGCCGGCCGCTCGAAACGCTGCTCGCCACCTGGGGAGTGTCGCTCATCCTGCAGCAGGCGGTGCGCAGCATCTTCGGCCCGACCAACCGCGAGGTCCGCAATCCGAGCTGGATGTCCGGCGTCTTCGATCTCGGCGGGCTCTCCATCACCTGGAATCGACTGTGGATCATCGTCTTTTCGATGGTGGTCTTTGTGGCGCTGCTCCTGTTGCTCAAGCGGTCCGCCTTCGGCCTGCAGATGCGCGCCGTTACGCAGAACCGGCGCATGGCGTCGTCGATGGGCATCCGCACCGGCTGGGTCGATGCCTTCACCTTCGCGCTCGGCTCGGGCATTGCCGGCATCGCCGGCGTGGCGCTCAGCCAGATTGACAACGTCTCGCCGAACCTCGGTCAATCCTACATCATCGACAGCTTCATGGTCGTCGTCTTCGGCGGTGTCGGCAATCTCTGGGGTACGCTGGTCGGCGCACTGTCGCTCGGCGTCGTCAACAAGTTCCTCGAACCCTTCGCCGGCGCCGTGCTCGGCAAGATCCTGGTGCTCGTCCTCATCATTCTCTTCATCCAGAAGCGTCCCCGCGGGCTCTTCGCACTCAAAGGAAGGGCGGTGGAAGCATGA
- the urtA gene encoding urea ABC transporter substrate-binding protein, with protein sequence MNLKSTITGAALGAIMAASAAFGSAVAADDTIKVGILHSLSGTMAISETTLKDAMLMLIDEQNKKGGLLGKKLEAVVVDPASDWPLFAEKARELIQKDKVAAVFGCWTSSSRKSVLPVFEETNSILFYPVQYEGEESSRNIFYTGAAPNQQAIPAVDYLMEKEGVKRFVLEGTDYVYPRTTNKILEAYLISKGIPKEDIMTNYTPFGFSDWQTEVSKIKEFGSAGKKTAVVSTINGDANVPFYKELGNKGIKATDIPVVAFSVGEEELAGLDTKPLVGHLAAWNYFESVESPANKKFIKDWHAFTKNDKRVTNDPMEAAYIGFNAWVKAVQAAGTTDTDKVLDTIIGVSVPNLSGGYATVMPNHHITKPVLIGEIQADGQFEIVQQTPAVVGDEWSDFLPDSKDLISDWRKPMSCGNFNVATGKCGGKGS encoded by the coding sequence ATGAATCTCAAATCCACTATTACGGGCGCAGCGCTCGGCGCCATCATGGCGGCGTCGGCTGCCTTCGGCAGTGCAGTTGCCGCCGATGACACGATCAAGGTCGGCATTCTGCACTCGCTCTCCGGCACCATGGCCATTTCCGAGACCACGCTCAAGGACGCCATGCTGATGCTCATCGACGAGCAGAACAAGAAGGGCGGCCTTCTCGGCAAGAAGCTCGAGGCTGTCGTCGTCGACCCGGCTTCCGACTGGCCGCTGTTTGCCGAAAAGGCACGTGAGCTGATCCAGAAAGACAAGGTTGCCGCCGTCTTCGGTTGCTGGACGTCCTCGTCGCGCAAGTCCGTTCTGCCGGTTTTCGAAGAGACCAACTCGATCCTCTTCTACCCGGTCCAGTATGAAGGCGAAGAGTCCTCGCGCAACATCTTCTACACCGGTGCTGCTCCGAACCAGCAGGCCATCCCTGCCGTCGACTACCTGATGGAAAAAGAAGGCGTCAAGCGCTTCGTTCTCGAAGGTACGGACTACGTTTATCCGCGCACGACCAACAAGATTCTCGAGGCATACCTGATTTCGAAGGGTATTCCGAAAGAAGACATCATGACCAACTACACGCCGTTCGGCTTCTCCGACTGGCAGACCGAAGTTTCCAAGATCAAGGAATTCGGTTCGGCCGGCAAGAAGACCGCCGTCGTCTCCACGATCAACGGCGATGCCAACGTTCCGTTCTACAAGGAACTGGGCAACAAGGGCATCAAGGCAACAGACATCCCCGTCGTCGCCTTCTCGGTTGGCGAAGAAGAGCTTGCCGGCCTCGACACCAAGCCGCTCGTCGGCCATCTCGCTGCCTGGAACTACTTCGAGTCGGTCGAAAGCCCTGCCAACAAGAAGTTCATCAAGGACTGGCACGCCTTCACCAAGAACGACAAGCGCGTGACGAACGACCCGATGGAAGCTGCGTATATCGGCTTCAACGCATGGGTTAAGGCCGTCCAGGCTGCCGGCACGACCGATACCGACAAGGTTCTCGACACCATCATCGGCGTCAGCGTTCCGAACCTCTCCGGCGGTTATGCGACCGTCATGCCGAACCACCACATCACCAAGCCGGTGCTGATCGGTGAAATCCAGGCGGACGGCCAGTTCGAAATCGTCCAGCAGACACCTGCCGTCGTCGGCGACGAATGGTCGGACTTCCTCCCTGACTCCAAGGACCTGATCTCCGATTGGCGCAAGCCGATGTCCTGCGGCAACTTCAACGTTGCTACCGGCAAGTGCGGTGGCAAGGGCTCCTGA